Proteins encoded in a region of the Treponema sp. J25 genome:
- a CDS encoding YkgJ family cysteine cluster protein: MNRNPLQPNAPSDSLSFRCRPGCGACCIWISISSPIPPAGPGLPGMPSGKAAGTPCIHLDEHRYCRIHNTLHYPEVCRNFIPHPDTCGSSYEEAREILSFLEEASRPE, encoded by the coding sequence ATGAACAGAAATCCTTTGCAACCTAACGCTCCTTCGGATAGCCTTTCTTTCCGTTGCCGTCCTGGTTGCGGAGCCTGCTGTATCTGGATTTCCATCTCTTCCCCCATCCCTCCGGCAGGGCCAGGCCTTCCGGGCATGCCATCAGGAAAAGCCGCAGGGACGCCCTGTATCCATCTCGATGAACATCGTTACTGCCGTATCCATAATACTCTTCATTATCCAGAGGTGTGTCGCAATTTTATCCCCCATCCGGACACCTGTGGGTCCAGCTACGAAGAGGCCCGCGAAATTTTAAGCTTTTTAGAAGAGGCAAGTCGACCAGAATAG
- the bioB gene encoding biotin synthase BioB, translating into MHLESIIQQVLDGTPVDKEQALFLVTVPLEPLCEGAEKIRRHFCGNVFDVCAIVNARSGRCPEDCKFCAQSVYYVTPVQEYPLLSEEKILEQARLCARAGIHRFSIVISGRSVESKELERICKIIRGIKKETELYVCASLGILEESQYRSLREAGLDRIHNNLETAPRFFPFVCSTHTYEEKVNAIRLAQRFGFSVCSGGIFGLGETMEDRIDMAFVLRELGILSVPLNLLDPISGTPYEKNPVLSEKEFRRIVAIFRYILPQAYLRLAGGRRLLSDKGAACFRSGANATISGNLLTTSGIPFVEDRRMLHELGFQL; encoded by the coding sequence ATGCATCTTGAGTCAATAATTCAGCAGGTACTTGATGGTACACCAGTAGATAAAGAACAAGCCCTGTTCCTTGTTACGGTTCCTCTCGAACCGCTTTGTGAAGGGGCAGAAAAGATTCGTCGTCACTTCTGTGGGAATGTTTTTGATGTGTGTGCTATTGTGAACGCCCGTAGTGGTCGTTGTCCTGAGGATTGTAAATTTTGTGCCCAGTCGGTGTATTATGTAACACCGGTTCAGGAATATCCTCTTTTGTCTGAAGAAAAAATTCTTGAACAAGCCCGTCTTTGTGCCAGGGCGGGTATTCATCGGTTTTCTATTGTGATTTCTGGAAGATCGGTTGAGTCAAAAGAACTAGAAAGAATTTGTAAAATAATTAGAGGAATTAAAAAAGAAACAGAACTTTATGTCTGTGCCTCATTAGGGATCCTTGAGGAATCTCAGTACCGGAGTCTAAGAGAAGCAGGCCTTGATCGAATTCATAATAATCTAGAAACGGCTCCTCGTTTTTTCCCTTTTGTCTGTAGTACCCATACCTACGAAGAAAAAGTCAATGCGATTCGCCTGGCCCAAAGATTTGGGTTTTCGGTATGTTCTGGCGGGATTTTTGGGCTAGGGGAGACCATGGAGGATCGTATCGATATGGCCTTTGTGTTACGGGAACTTGGAATACTCTCGGTTCCCCTAAATTTACTTGATCCCATTTCGGGCACTCCTTACGAGAAAAACCCCGTTCTTTCTGAGAAAGAATTTCGGCGCATTGTAGCTATTTTTCGCTATATTTTACCCCAGGCTTATCTTCGTCTTGCGGGAGGTCGAAGGTTGCTCTCTGATAAGGGTGCAGCCTGTTTCCGGTCGGGAGCAAATGCGACAATTTCAGGCAACCTGCTTACTACCAGCGGCATTCCTTTTGTGGAGGACCGACGAATGCTTCATGAACTTGGTTTTCAGTTGTAA
- the thiD gene encoding bifunctional hydroxymethylpyrimidine kinase/phosphomethylpyrimidine kinase — MKQLLTIAGSDASGGAGIQADLKTFAALGCYGMSVVCAVTAQNTQAVLQVHSIPEEMIGAQIEGIFQDIRVDGVKIGMVGNAAAIRTVAQHLRFYRPPLVVLDPVMVSKSGYPLLDPQDRQVLVDELFPLADLITPNIYEAEVLTGESIQNIQDMERAAHKLLFLGARAVLLKGGHLAAQCDDLLATDSSIKVFPGIRIVSVHTHGTGCSLSSAITALWARGSNLEEAIAEAKAWLTEAIKEGIPLGKGHGPVHHFHAFYDREGLPRQKRQ, encoded by the coding sequence ATGAAACAGCTTCTTACTATTGCAGGGAGCGATGCCTCTGGAGGGGCGGGTATCCAGGCGGATCTTAAAACCTTTGCTGCCCTTGGTTGTTACGGTATGTCTGTGGTTTGTGCTGTGACGGCCCAAAATACCCAGGCGGTGCTCCAGGTGCATAGCATACCGGAAGAGATGATTGGTGCCCAGATTGAGGGGATTTTTCAGGATATTCGGGTAGATGGGGTAAAAATAGGTATGGTAGGGAATGCCGCTGCGATACGAACGGTAGCCCAGCATCTTCGGTTTTATCGGCCACCTCTGGTTGTCCTAGACCCTGTCATGGTCTCCAAAAGCGGCTATCCCCTTTTGGATCCCCAGGACCGTCAGGTACTCGTGGATGAACTATTTCCCCTGGCAGATCTTATAACTCCTAATATTTATGAGGCTGAGGTTCTTACCGGAGAATCTATTCAGAATATTCAAGATATGGAACGGGCTGCGCACAAGCTTCTTTTCTTAGGGGCCCGGGCGGTACTTCTTAAGGGGGGCCACCTTGCTGCTCAGTGTGACGATCTCTTAGCGACCGATTCATCGATAAAAGTCTTTCCGGGTATTCGTATTGTTAGCGTTCATACCCATGGGACTGGTTGTTCCTTATCATCGGCTATTACTGCCCTTTGGGCCCGGGGAAGCAATCTTGAAGAGGCCATAGCGGAGGCAAAAGCCTGGCTTACGGAAGCAATTAAAGAGGGGATCCCCTTAGGAAAGGGGCACGGACCGGTACATCATTTTCATGCTTTTTATGATAGGGAGGGACTGCCCAGGCAAAAAAGGCAGTAA
- a CDS encoding endo-1,4-beta-xylanase, with protein MIQRPIQRGLLLVGTFISLTVFLSCAPRTMRSVVDSRGFLFGVAVRPGDLLDPKDSKLLKDNFNILVAENIMKLQYLRPTATFWNWSDVDNLVRFAEENRMKLRGHTFVWHNQNPPFINNLSDKEAALKVLTETITEVLTRYKGKFYEYDVCNEVIDDNGVLRNSIWMRTIGPEYIDIAFKTARQADPSVKLILNDYNNEYAGTVKGDAFYNLVKGMVDRGVPIDGVGFQLHMLAELPVNKEALQANIKRFRDLGLTVSFTEVDVRIKLPVTPEKEAAQQAVYEDLLRIAREENISCFVLWGYTDAYSWIPGTFAGYGSAHPFDQNKQPKKLYGSLRKILEK; from the coding sequence ATGATACAACGACCTATTCAGAGGGGACTTCTACTTGTTGGAACGTTTATATCCCTCACAGTGTTCTTATCCTGTGCCCCCAGGACCATGCGATCTGTGGTGGATTCCCGGGGATTTCTTTTTGGTGTGGCGGTTCGCCCAGGGGATCTCCTGGACCCCAAGGATTCCAAGTTATTAAAAGATAACTTTAATATCCTTGTGGCAGAAAACATCATGAAACTTCAATATCTCCGTCCCACCGCTACCTTCTGGAACTGGTCCGACGTGGATAATCTTGTGCGATTTGCCGAGGAGAATCGGATGAAACTCCGGGGCCACACCTTTGTATGGCATAATCAAAATCCGCCGTTTATCAACAACCTGTCAGATAAGGAAGCAGCCCTGAAGGTTCTTACGGAAACCATTACAGAAGTCCTTACCCGCTACAAGGGCAAATTCTACGAATACGATGTTTGCAATGAAGTTATCGATGACAACGGGGTACTGCGCAATTCAATCTGGATGCGAACCATTGGGCCCGAATACATCGATATAGCCTTTAAAACGGCCCGGCAGGCTGATCCGTCGGTAAAACTGATCTTGAACGATTACAACAACGAATACGCGGGAACGGTGAAAGGGGATGCCTTTTATAACCTGGTCAAGGGTATGGTTGATCGGGGAGTTCCCATCGATGGGGTAGGTTTCCAACTCCACATGCTGGCGGAACTACCGGTAAATAAAGAAGCTTTACAGGCAAACATTAAGCGGTTCCGGGATCTGGGACTTACGGTCTCCTTTACCGAAGTGGATGTCCGCATAAAACTACCCGTCACCCCCGAAAAAGAGGCGGCCCAGCAGGCAGTGTATGAGGACCTTTTGCGGATTGCCCGGGAAGAAAATATTTCATGCTTTGTGCTCTGGGGCTATACCGATGCCTACAGTTGGATTCCGGGAACCTTCGCTGGTTACGGTAGCGCCCATCCCTTTGACCAAAACAAACAACCGAAAAAACTGTACGGATCCCTACGGAAAATTTTAGAAAAATAA
- the thiE gene encoding thiamine phosphate synthase — protein MQYCENEEPTQNLSIPAGGILCVITGRFLCAPDQYQTMLENILEARPDMIQLREKKLEGIPAVSDRVFYEEGRWLRAQCRERGILFIVDDRLDMAMALDADGVHLGRKDLPLLVARKLWGRNKLYGVSVGTIEEAQQAELQGARYLGYGAVFPTETKQDIRPNNLEGLEAVCSAVRIPVLAIGGIGMDQVPQVMKRGCGGIAVVSAVWKAPHPGIMVRTIKNLMAENWNYQTIGETNAS, from the coding sequence ATGCAATATTGTGAAAATGAAGAACCAACCCAGAACTTGTCCATTCCGGCAGGAGGCATCCTTTGTGTTATCACGGGCCGGTTTTTATGTGCTCCTGACCAGTATCAAACGATGCTGGAAAACATATTGGAAGCTCGTCCTGATATGATTCAACTGAGGGAGAAAAAATTAGAAGGAATACCGGCTGTGTCGGATCGGGTATTTTATGAAGAGGGCCGTTGGCTGAGGGCGCAGTGCCGAGAAAGAGGTATCCTTTTTATTGTGGATGATCGGCTTGATATGGCTATGGCCCTCGATGCAGATGGAGTACATTTAGGCCGAAAGGATCTTCCCCTTTTGGTAGCTCGAAAACTCTGGGGACGGAACAAACTCTATGGTGTTTCGGTTGGTACTATTGAGGAGGCCCAGCAAGCAGAACTGCAGGGAGCACGTTATCTGGGCTATGGAGCAGTATTCCCTACTGAAACAAAACAGGATATCCGACCCAATAATCTTGAAGGGCTTGAGGCAGTGTGCAGCGCGGTACGAATTCCTGTGTTAGCTATCGGTGGTATCGGGATGGATCAGGTTCCCCAGGTGATGAAGCGAGGGTGTGGTGGAATTGCGGTGGTGTCCGCTGTATGGAAAGCTCCTCATCCTGGTATAATGGTACGAACCATAAAGAATCTCATGGCTGAAAATTGGAATTATCAAACAATAGGAGAAACAAATGCATCTTGA